In Actinoplanes sp. NBC_00393, a single genomic region encodes these proteins:
- a CDS encoding NADH-quinone oxidoreductase subunit D yields MTTSEYASERETTEGRVFTVTGGDWDTLTASVDPLSNEKIVVNMGPQHPSTHGVLRLVLELEGETVTECRPVIGYLHTGIEKNLEYRNWTQGVTFVTRMDYLSNMSNEAAYCLAVEKLLGITDQITERTNTIRVMFMELQRIASHLVWLATTGMELGAISMMLYGFREREYILDIFEETSGLRMNNGYIRPGGLAQDLPESAVRKIRDFLKYLPKKLKEYEAMLSGQIIWQQRTQGVAVLDVTGCLALGITGPVLRAAGLPWDLRKTMPYSGYENYEFDVPTATTADVWGRYLVRVAEIRESLKIVEQALDRLRPGPIWIEDKKIAWPSQLALGLDGLGNSLEHVAKIMGQSMESLIHHFKLVTEGFRVPPGQVYVAVEHPRGELGVHAVSDGGTHPYRVHYREPSFVNLQAIPAMAEGALLADVIAGGASLDPVMGGCDR; encoded by the coding sequence GTGACGACATCCGAGTACGCGAGCGAGCGCGAAACCACCGAAGGCCGGGTCTTCACGGTCACCGGCGGCGACTGGGACACGCTGACCGCCAGCGTCGACCCGCTCAGCAACGAGAAGATCGTCGTCAACATGGGCCCGCAGCACCCGTCCACGCACGGCGTGCTCCGGCTGGTCCTGGAGCTCGAGGGCGAGACGGTCACCGAGTGCCGGCCGGTCATCGGTTACCTGCACACCGGGATCGAGAAGAACCTCGAGTACCGGAACTGGACCCAGGGCGTCACGTTCGTGACCCGCATGGACTACCTGTCGAACATGTCCAACGAGGCGGCGTACTGCCTCGCGGTGGAGAAGCTGCTCGGGATCACCGACCAGATCACCGAGCGGACGAACACGATCCGGGTCATGTTCATGGAGCTCCAGCGGATCGCCTCGCACCTGGTGTGGCTGGCCACCACCGGCATGGAGCTGGGCGCCATCTCGATGATGCTTTACGGCTTCCGCGAGCGTGAGTACATCCTCGACATCTTCGAGGAGACCTCCGGCCTGCGGATGAACAACGGCTACATCCGGCCCGGCGGCCTCGCGCAGGATCTCCCGGAGTCCGCGGTTCGCAAGATCCGCGACTTCCTCAAGTACCTGCCGAAGAAGCTCAAGGAATACGAGGCGATGCTGTCCGGCCAGATCATCTGGCAGCAGCGGACGCAGGGCGTCGCCGTCCTGGACGTCACCGGATGCCTGGCCCTCGGCATCACCGGCCCGGTGCTCCGCGCCGCCGGCCTGCCCTGGGACCTGCGCAAGACGATGCCGTACAGCGGGTACGAGAACTACGAGTTCGACGTGCCGACCGCGACGACCGCCGACGTCTGGGGCCGCTACCTGGTCCGGGTGGCGGAGATCCGGGAGTCGCTGAAGATCGTCGAGCAGGCGCTGGACCGTCTCCGTCCCGGCCCGATCTGGATCGAGGACAAGAAGATCGCCTGGCCGTCGCAGCTCGCGCTCGGCCTCGACGGGCTCGGCAACTCGCTCGAGCACGTCGCCAAGATCATGGGTCAGTCGATGGAGTCGCTGATCCACCATTTCAAGCTCGTGACCGAGGGCTTCCGGGTTCCGCCTGGTCAAGTCTATGTCGCGGTCGAGCATCCGCGTGGCGAACTCGGCGTTCACGCGGTTTCCGACGGCGGGACGCATCCGTACCGGGTGCACTACCGCGAGCCGAGCTTCGTCAACCTCCAGGCCATTCCCGCGATGGCAGAGGGGGCACTGCTGGCCGACGTGATCGCCGGCGGCGCCTCGCTGGACCCCGTGATGGGTGGGTGTGACCGCTGA
- the nuoF gene encoding NADH-quinone oxidoreductase subunit NuoF, protein MTQPRPEVLQKLTPVLTKRWLSPDAWQIGVYERLDGYAALRKSLDVHPDDLIQLIKDSGLRGRGGAGFPTGLKWGFIPQGDGKPHYLVINADEGEPGTCKDLPLMTYDPHSLIEGAIIASYAIRANRAFIYIRGEAVHAARRLRNAVQEAYAKGYLGKNILKSGFDLDLVVHSGAGAYICGEETALLDSLEGFRGQPRLRPPFPAIAGLYASPTVVNNVGTIASVPYIVLGGADWWKSMGTEKSAGPMIYSLSGRVVNPGQYECGLGITLRELIELAGGMKPGHNLKFWTPGGSSTPILTAEHIDTPMDFEGVAAAGSILGTTAMQIFSDQDCPVYNTWRWLEFYHHESCGKCTPCREGNYWMVRTYRRILAGQGTYADLDTLQDTADNIFGRSFCGLGDGAATPVVSTLKWFRDDYLGYIEGRTAPRLSEKSLVGAH, encoded by the coding sequence GTGACCCAGCCACGGCCGGAGGTCCTCCAGAAGCTCACCCCCGTCCTGACCAAGCGCTGGCTCTCGCCGGACGCCTGGCAGATCGGGGTCTACGAGCGGCTCGACGGCTATGCGGCACTCCGCAAGTCGCTCGACGTGCACCCGGACGACCTGATCCAGCTGATCAAGGACTCCGGTCTGCGCGGTCGCGGCGGCGCCGGCTTCCCGACCGGCCTGAAGTGGGGCTTCATCCCGCAGGGCGACGGCAAGCCGCACTACCTCGTGATCAACGCGGACGAGGGCGAGCCGGGCACCTGCAAGGACCTGCCGCTGATGACGTACGACCCGCACTCGCTGATCGAAGGCGCGATCATCGCCTCCTACGCGATCCGCGCGAACCGGGCGTTCATCTACATCCGCGGTGAGGCGGTGCACGCCGCTCGCCGGCTGCGCAACGCGGTCCAGGAGGCGTACGCCAAGGGCTACCTCGGCAAGAACATCCTCAAGTCCGGGTTCGACCTCGATCTCGTCGTGCACAGCGGCGCGGGGGCGTACATCTGCGGTGAGGAGACCGCGCTGCTGGACTCGCTGGAAGGCTTCCGCGGCCAGCCCCGGCTGCGCCCGCCGTTCCCGGCCATCGCGGGTCTCTACGCCAGCCCGACCGTGGTCAACAACGTCGGCACCATCGCCAGCGTGCCGTACATCGTGCTGGGCGGCGCGGACTGGTGGAAGAGCATGGGCACCGAGAAGTCGGCCGGCCCGATGATCTACTCGCTCTCCGGCCGGGTGGTCAACCCGGGCCAGTACGAGTGCGGCCTCGGTATCACTCTGCGCGAGCTGATCGAGCTGGCCGGGGGCATGAAGCCCGGCCACAACCTGAAGTTCTGGACGCCGGGCGGCTCGTCGACGCCGATCCTGACCGCCGAGCACATCGACACCCCGATGGACTTCGAGGGTGTCGCGGCGGCCGGGTCGATCCTCGGCACCACGGCGATGCAGATCTTCTCGGACCAGGACTGCCCGGTCTACAACACGTGGCGGTGGCTGGAGTTCTACCACCACGAGTCGTGCGGCAAGTGCACCCCGTGCCGCGAGGGCAACTACTGGATGGTCCGCACCTACCGGCGGATCCTCGCCGGTCAGGGCACCTACGCCGACCTGGACACCCTGCAGGACACCGCGGACAACATCTTCGGCCGGTCCTTCTGCGGCCTCGGCGACGGCGCGGCGACGCCGGTCGTGTCGACGCTCAAGTGGTTCCGGGACGACTACCTCGGCTACATCGAGGGCCGCACCGCGCCGCGGCTCTCCGAGAAGTCCCTTGTAGGAGCGCACTGA
- a CDS encoding NADH-quinone oxidoreductase subunit G, whose protein sequence is MTDVAKRADTVSLTVDGVEVTAEKGELVIRVAERMGIAIPRFCDHPLLAPAGACRQCLVEVEGQRKPVASCTQTVAEGMVVKTQLSSPVAAKAQAGIMEMLLINHPLDCPTCDKGGECPLQNQAMSTGRADTRFHEHKREYEKPIHISSQVLLDRERCVLCQRCTRFSEEIAGDKFIDLMDRSSGEQINVYRDDFFGGEGTGDGQVGEGEGDVPFNSYFSGNTIQICPVGALTGEQYRFRARPFDLVSTPSACEHCAAGCAQRTDHRRGKVLRRLAGDDPAVNEEWNCDKGRWGFRYATATDRLTTPLVRDAASGELREASWSEALLAAAEGLRAARERGVGVLPGGRLTVEDAYAYAKFARAVLGTNDIDFRARPLRASGAPLTTTEEADFLASVVAGTSEVTYADVENAPSVVIVGLEPEEECPILFLRLRKGHVKGKLKVTAVSPYLSRGFEKLGAALVAAVPGDEARLLNTDAALAGALSAPGALLIVGERLATVPGGLSAAADLAARTGARLAWVPRRAGDRGALDAGCLPNLLPGGRPVTDAAARAELSLTWRTDAGVLPSSPGRDTDRIIAAAADGTLGGLLVGGVDPADLADPRLAEEALDAVPFLVSLEVRQSAVTRRADVVLPIAPAVEKAGTYMDWEGRLRSFGAVLTSTAMTDGRVLEAIAALLDVTLNTGDVLAIRRELGGMPASSAPRPAQPVTETTDLPRTGEHEAVLATWHQLIDLGSLLDGDQVLAGTARPPVVRLGKGLAEELGVADGDLVTVGTGRGSVTLPAAITDLPPRVVWLPTNSPGSTVRRSLGVTAGAVVKLTAGVPGPILAEGAAQ, encoded by the coding sequence GTGACTGATGTAGCCAAGAGGGCCGACACCGTCTCGCTGACCGTGGACGGCGTCGAGGTCACCGCCGAAAAGGGTGAGCTGGTCATCCGGGTCGCCGAGCGGATGGGTATCGCCATCCCGCGGTTCTGCGACCACCCGCTGCTGGCCCCGGCCGGCGCCTGCCGGCAGTGTCTGGTCGAGGTGGAGGGCCAGCGCAAGCCGGTCGCCTCGTGCACCCAGACGGTGGCCGAGGGCATGGTGGTCAAGACCCAGCTCAGCTCGCCGGTGGCGGCCAAGGCGCAGGCCGGCATCATGGAGATGCTGCTGATCAACCACCCGCTCGACTGCCCGACCTGTGACAAGGGCGGCGAATGCCCGCTGCAGAACCAGGCGATGAGCACCGGCCGCGCGGACACCCGCTTCCACGAGCACAAGCGGGAGTACGAAAAGCCGATCCACATCTCCAGCCAGGTGCTGCTGGACCGGGAGCGGTGCGTGCTCTGCCAGCGCTGCACCCGGTTCTCCGAGGAGATCGCCGGTGACAAGTTCATCGACCTGATGGACCGCTCGTCCGGCGAGCAGATCAACGTCTACCGGGACGACTTCTTCGGCGGCGAGGGCACCGGGGACGGCCAGGTCGGTGAGGGCGAGGGGGACGTCCCGTTCAACTCGTACTTCTCCGGCAACACCATCCAGATCTGCCCGGTCGGCGCGCTCACCGGCGAGCAGTACCGGTTCCGTGCCCGCCCGTTCGACCTGGTCTCCACGCCGAGCGCCTGCGAGCACTGTGCCGCCGGCTGCGCCCAGCGCACCGACCACCGCCGCGGCAAGGTGCTGCGCCGGCTGGCCGGCGACGACCCGGCGGTGAACGAGGAGTGGAACTGCGACAAGGGCCGCTGGGGCTTCCGGTACGCCACCGCCACCGACCGGCTCACCACCCCGCTGGTCCGCGACGCGGCCAGCGGTGAGCTGCGCGAGGCGTCCTGGAGCGAGGCTCTGCTCGCGGCGGCCGAGGGCCTGCGGGCCGCGCGGGAGCGCGGCGTGGGCGTTCTGCCGGGTGGGCGACTGACGGTCGAGGATGCGTACGCCTACGCGAAGTTCGCCCGTGCCGTGCTCGGCACCAACGACATCGACTTCCGGGCCCGCCCGCTGCGTGCCTCCGGAGCGCCGCTGACGACGACCGAGGAGGCGGACTTCCTCGCCTCGGTCGTGGCCGGCACCTCCGAGGTCACGTACGCCGATGTGGAGAACGCGCCGTCGGTCGTGATCGTGGGGCTGGAGCCGGAGGAGGAGTGCCCGATCCTCTTCCTGCGCCTGCGTAAGGGCCACGTCAAGGGGAAGCTCAAGGTCACCGCAGTTTCGCCGTACCTCTCCCGCGGTTTTGAAAAGCTCGGCGCCGCGCTCGTCGCGGCCGTCCCGGGTGACGAGGCCCGGCTGCTCAACACCGACGCGGCTCTCGCCGGCGCGCTCAGCGCACCCGGCGCCCTGCTGATCGTGGGTGAGCGGCTGGCCACCGTGCCGGGCGGGCTCAGCGCGGCGGCCGACCTGGCCGCCCGCACTGGTGCCCGCCTCGCGTGGGTGCCGCGCCGGGCCGGTGACCGGGGTGCGCTCGACGCCGGCTGCCTGCCCAACCTGCTGCCCGGTGGCCGTCCGGTCACCGACGCGGCCGCCCGGGCCGAGCTCTCGCTGACCTGGCGGACCGACGCGGGTGTGCTGCCGAGCAGCCCGGGCCGGGACACCGACCGGATCATCGCGGCGGCTGCGGACGGCACGCTCGGCGGTCTGCTGGTCGGCGGCGTGGACCCGGCCGACCTGGCCGATCCGCGGCTGGCCGAGGAGGCGCTCGACGCGGTGCCGTTCCTGGTCAGCCTGGAGGTCCGGCAGAGCGCGGTGACCCGCCGGGCCGACGTGGTGCTGCCGATCGCCCCGGCGGTCGAGAAAGCCGGCACCTACATGGACTGGGAAGGGCGGCTGCGGTCCTTCGGTGCGGTGCTGACCAGCACCGCGATGACCGACGGCCGGGTGCTGGAGGCGATCGCGGCGCTGCTGGACGTCACCCTGAACACCGGAGACGTCCTGGCCATCCGCCGCGAGCTGGGCGGGATGCCGGCCAGCAGCGCGCCGCGGCCTGCGCAGCCGGTCACCGAGACGACCGACCTTCCGCGTACGGGTGAGCACGAGGCTGTCCTCGCGACCTGGCACCAGCTGATCGACCTGGGTTCCCTGCTCGACGGTGACCAGGTGCTGGCCGGTACGGCCCGTCCGCCGGTGGTCCGCCTCGGCAAGGGCCTGGCCGAGGAGCTCGGGGTCGCCGACGGTGACCTGGTCACGGTCGGAACCGGTCGCGGAAGCGTGACGCTTCCGGCCGCGATCACCGACCTGCCGCCGCGCGTGGTCTGGCTGCCCACCAACTCGCCGGGCTCGACGGTGCGCCGCAGTCTCGGCGTCACCGCGGGTGCGGTGGTCAAGCTGACGGCCGGGGTGCCCGGTCCGATCCTTGCCGAGGGAGCTGCTCAATGA
- the nuoH gene encoding NADH-quinone oxidoreductase subunit NuoH, whose protein sequence is MNSVVLAAHAVDPTLETFENDIWWITLIKLFGVFVLLLLLTLFTINYERKVVARMAVRPGPNQVGPKGWLQSLTDGLKLPFKEEIIPKTADKVVYFIAPVISATVAFTAFAVIPFGGVVNMFGHQTALQLTDVPVSVLVLLACSSMAVYGVVLAGWASGSTYPLLGGLRSSAQMISYEVAMGLSIVAVFMTAGTMSTSQIVAAQADGNPVNIFGVELTAPGWYAVQLLPSFLIYMIAAVGETNRAPFDLPEAESELVGGFHTEYSSFKFALFFLAEYINMITVSAFCTTLFLGGWRAPWPITAVWEGANAGYFGLIWFFLKVFALLFGFIWLRATLPRMRYDQFMRFGWKVLIPVNLVWILFLAYFKVAQSGAFSSEARLISAVAIAVVVLAVAWGWPAQKKPKQLSLEEQVHQRPPGSFPVPPMDLQVPPSPRARRAVAERAPAAVGGESETKEV, encoded by the coding sequence ATGAACTCCGTGGTCCTCGCGGCGCACGCCGTCGACCCGACGCTGGAGACGTTCGAGAACGACATCTGGTGGATCACGCTGATCAAGCTGTTCGGCGTGTTCGTGCTGCTCCTGCTGCTGACGCTGTTCACGATCAACTATGAGCGCAAGGTCGTGGCCCGGATGGCGGTCCGGCCCGGCCCGAACCAGGTGGGTCCGAAGGGCTGGTTGCAGAGCCTCACCGACGGCTTGAAGCTGCCGTTCAAGGAGGAGATCATTCCGAAGACCGCCGACAAGGTGGTCTACTTCATCGCCCCGGTGATCTCGGCGACGGTGGCGTTCACCGCCTTCGCGGTGATCCCGTTCGGCGGTGTGGTGAACATGTTCGGTCACCAGACCGCTCTGCAGCTGACTGACGTACCGGTCTCCGTGCTGGTGTTGCTGGCCTGTTCGTCGATGGCCGTCTACGGCGTGGTGCTGGCCGGCTGGGCGTCCGGCTCGACCTACCCGCTGCTCGGTGGTCTCCGGTCCAGCGCGCAGATGATCTCGTACGAGGTCGCGATGGGGCTCTCCATCGTGGCGGTGTTCATGACCGCCGGCACGATGAGCACCTCGCAGATCGTCGCCGCGCAGGCCGACGGCAACCCGGTGAACATCTTCGGCGTCGAACTGACCGCCCCCGGGTGGTACGCGGTCCAGCTCCTGCCGAGCTTCCTGATCTACATGATCGCGGCGGTCGGCGAGACCAACCGGGCGCCGTTCGACCTGCCCGAGGCGGAGTCCGAGCTGGTCGGTGGCTTCCACACTGAGTACTCGTCGTTCAAGTTCGCGCTCTTCTTCCTCGCCGAGTACATCAACATGATCACCGTCTCGGCGTTCTGCACCACGCTGTTCCTGGGCGGCTGGCGGGCCCCGTGGCCGATCACCGCGGTCTGGGAGGGCGCCAACGCCGGCTACTTCGGACTGATCTGGTTCTTCCTCAAGGTGTTCGCGCTGCTCTTCGGCTTCATCTGGCTCCGCGCGACGCTGCCCCGGATGCGCTACGACCAGTTCATGCGGTTCGGCTGGAAGGTGCTGATCCCGGTCAACCTGGTCTGGATCCTGTTCCTGGCCTACTTCAAGGTCGCCCAGAGCGGCGCCTTCAGCAGCGAGGCCCGGTTGATCTCCGCGGTCGCCATCGCCGTCGTAGTGCTGGCCGTCGCGTGGGGCTGGCCGGCGCAGAAGAAGCCGAAGCAGTTGTCGCTCGAGGAACAGGTGCATCAGCGACCGCCGGGCAGTTTCCCGGTGCCACCGATGGACCTGCAAGTGCCGCCGAGCCCGCGTGCCCGTCGAGCCGTGGCCGAACGTGCCCCGGCCGCGGTCGGCGGCGAGTCCGAAACGAAGGAGGTGTGA
- the nuoI gene encoding NADH-quinone oxidoreductase subunit NuoI, with product MGTFTGSFKGFGVTFAHMFRKVITTDYPFSPPKPAPRYHGRHILNRHPDGLEKCIGCELCAWACPADAIYVEGGDNTDEQRFSPGERYAKIYQINYARCIFCGLCIEACPTRSLTMSNEYELARDNRQDLIFTKKELLAPLLPGMEQPPHPMRLGETDKDYYVGALTNPGTSVGAERAPWATNEAEDATGQAAPSAPGVPSKEAV from the coding sequence GTGGGCACGTTCACCGGCTCCTTCAAGGGTTTCGGCGTGACCTTCGCGCACATGTTCCGCAAGGTGATCACGACCGACTACCCGTTCTCGCCGCCGAAGCCGGCGCCGCGCTACCACGGCCGGCACATCCTCAACCGGCACCCGGACGGGCTGGAGAAGTGCATCGGCTGCGAGCTGTGCGCCTGGGCCTGCCCGGCCGACGCGATCTACGTCGAGGGCGGCGACAACACCGACGAGCAGCGGTTCTCGCCGGGTGAGCGGTACGCGAAGATCTACCAGATCAACTACGCCCGGTGCATCTTCTGCGGGCTCTGCATCGAGGCCTGCCCGACCCGCTCGCTCACCATGAGCAACGAGTACGAGCTGGCCCGCGACAACCGCCAGGATCTGATCTTCACGAAGAAGGAGCTCCTGGCGCCGCTGCTGCCCGGCATGGAGCAGCCGCCGCACCCGATGCGCCTCGGTGAGACCGACAAGGACTACTACGTCGGCGCCCTCACCAACCCGGGCACCTCGGTCGGCGCCGAGCGGGCGCCGTGGGCCACGAACGAGGCCGAGGACGCCACCGGGCAGGCCGCTCCCAGCGCGCCCGGCGTTCCCAGCAAGGAGGCCGTGTGA
- a CDS encoding NADH-quinone oxidoreductase subunit J has translation MDAVSTGEQVAFWILGSVAVIGALGMVLARNAVHSALWLVVTMLCLGFLYVVNAAPFLGMVQIIVYTGAIMMLFLFVLMLVGRDASDSLIETLRGQRLAAIALGIGFAALIATGLARSLGTTFVAGLDAANANGNVQGLAALLFTQYVFAFEVTSALLITAAVGAMILAHVEKAKEDKADQVTRMRERFRPGNYPGPKAGPGVYANTMSVAAPARLPDGNGAERSISPILPVRELSEIEAAPKGTEK, from the coding sequence ATGGACGCGGTATCCACCGGCGAGCAGGTCGCCTTCTGGATCCTGGGTTCGGTCGCGGTGATCGGCGCGCTCGGCATGGTGCTGGCCCGTAACGCGGTGCACTCCGCGCTCTGGCTGGTCGTGACGATGCTCTGCCTGGGCTTCCTCTACGTGGTCAACGCGGCGCCGTTCCTCGGCATGGTGCAGATCATCGTCTACACCGGCGCGATCATGATGCTGTTCCTGTTCGTGCTGATGCTGGTCGGCCGGGACGCCTCGGACTCGCTGATCGAGACTCTGCGTGGTCAGCGGCTCGCCGCCATCGCGCTGGGTATCGGTTTCGCCGCGCTGATCGCGACCGGGCTGGCCCGCTCGCTCGGCACGACGTTCGTGGCGGGTCTGGACGCGGCGAACGCGAACGGCAACGTCCAGGGCCTGGCCGCACTCCTGTTCACCCAGTACGTCTTCGCCTTCGAGGTGACCTCGGCGCTGCTCATCACGGCAGCGGTCGGCGCGATGATCCTGGCGCACGTGGAGAAGGCCAAGGAGGACAAGGCCGACCAGGTCACCCGGATGCGCGAGCGCTTCCGGCCGGGCAACTACCCCGGTCCGAAGGCGGGTCCCGGCGTCTACGCGAACACCATGTCGGTGGCCGCGCCGGCCCGGCTGCCCGACGGCAACGGCGCCGAACGCAGCATCTCCCCGATCCTCCCGGTCCGTGAGCTGAGCGAGATCGAGGCGGCTCCGAAGGGAACCGAGAAATGA
- the nuoK gene encoding NADH-quinone oxidoreductase subunit NuoK: MTPDYYLVLATILFTIGATGVLIRRNAIVLFMCIELMLNAANLALVTFSRINGGLDGQIISFFVMVVAAAEVVVGLAIIMSIFRTRRSASVDDANLLKY; the protein is encoded by the coding sequence ATGACGCCTGATTACTACCTCGTCCTGGCGACCATTCTCTTCACCATCGGCGCCACCGGGGTCCTGATCCGCCGCAACGCGATCGTGCTGTTCATGTGCATCGAGCTGATGCTCAACGCGGCGAACCTGGCGCTGGTCACCTTCAGCCGGATCAACGGCGGCCTGGACGGCCAGATCATCTCGTTCTTCGTGATGGTCGTCGCGGCAGCCGAGGTCGTGGTCGGCCTCGCCATCATCATGTCGATCTTCCGTACGCGGCGCTCGGCGAGCGTCGACGACGCGAACCTCCTCAAGTACTGA
- the nuoL gene encoding NADH-quinone oxidoreductase subunit L produces MERTVEFAPATGVLSLIWLLVAIPLASAAVLLLLGKRADKWGHWLGVLSVAVTFVLGLIFFISLSGLEDGQRSAELNLWEFIAVGSLQVDFGLLFDPLSGVFVLLITGVGSLIHLYAVGYMEHDPGRRRFFGYFNLFVAAMLLLVLGNNYVMLYFGWEGVGLASYLLISFWYTRPSAATAGKKAFLMNRVGDAGLAIGIFIMFVTLGTTDYGAVFNGLSGLSATTVLVLGLLLLIGACGKSGQFPLQAWLPDAMEGPTPVSALIHAATMVTAGVYLIARSNPVFSANETLELVTVAVGAITLLMGCIIGAAKDDIKRVLAWSTVSQIGYMFLGVGLGGAAYALAIVHLLAHGFFKANMFLGAGSVMHGMHDQVDIRRFGGLSKHMKITWITFATGWLAIIGIPPLSGFFSKEPIIAAAFEREVTWEAWVFGMAALLGAGLTAFYMTRLFVLTFHGPARWTEENKHPHESPPIMTIPLILLAIGSVAAGWLMSTSVPDWLTPVFGAEEGEAAHGVLSHTVITILSLLVTVIGVGLAWALFRNGTALEPQPAGVLVTAARRNLYTDAFNEAVFERPGIYLTRFLVFVDNKGVDGVVNGIAAAVGGGSGRLRRLQTGFVRSYALSMLTGAMLVVGAFIAIQLGWLV; encoded by the coding sequence GTGGAAAGAACTGTGGAGTTCGCCCCGGCGACGGGAGTGTTGAGCCTCATCTGGCTGCTGGTGGCGATTCCCCTCGCCAGCGCGGCCGTCCTGCTGCTGCTCGGCAAACGTGCCGACAAGTGGGGGCACTGGCTCGGCGTCCTCTCGGTCGCCGTCACCTTCGTGCTCGGGCTGATCTTCTTCATCTCGCTCTCCGGGCTGGAGGACGGGCAACGCTCAGCCGAGCTCAACCTCTGGGAATTCATCGCCGTCGGCAGTCTGCAGGTCGACTTCGGCCTGCTCTTCGACCCGCTCTCCGGCGTCTTCGTCCTGCTGATCACCGGCGTCGGCTCACTGATCCACCTGTACGCGGTCGGCTACATGGAGCACGACCCCGGTCGCCGGAGGTTCTTCGGCTACTTCAACCTCTTCGTCGCGGCGATGTTGCTGCTGGTCCTGGGCAACAACTACGTGATGCTCTACTTCGGCTGGGAGGGCGTCGGTCTGGCGTCGTACCTGCTGATCTCCTTCTGGTACACCCGCCCGTCGGCGGCCACGGCCGGTAAGAAGGCGTTCCTGATGAACCGGGTCGGCGACGCCGGCCTCGCCATCGGCATCTTCATCATGTTCGTCACGCTGGGCACCACCGATTACGGCGCGGTGTTCAACGGGCTGAGCGGGCTCTCCGCGACCACGGTGCTGGTGCTGGGGCTGCTGCTCCTGATCGGCGCCTGCGGCAAGTCGGGTCAGTTCCCGCTGCAGGCCTGGTTGCCGGACGCGATGGAGGGCCCGACCCCGGTGTCGGCGCTCATCCACGCGGCGACCATGGTCACCGCCGGTGTCTACCTGATCGCCCGGTCCAACCCGGTCTTCTCGGCGAACGAGACGCTCGAGCTGGTCACCGTCGCGGTCGGCGCGATCACCCTGCTGATGGGCTGCATCATCGGTGCGGCGAAGGACGACATCAAGCGGGTCCTCGCCTGGTCGACGGTCTCGCAGATCGGCTACATGTTCCTCGGTGTCGGGCTCGGTGGTGCGGCGTACGCGCTGGCCATCGTCCACCTGCTGGCGCACGGCTTCTTCAAGGCGAACATGTTCCTCGGGGCCGGGTCGGTCATGCACGGCATGCACGATCAGGTCGACATCCGCAGGTTCGGCGGCCTTTCGAAGCACATGAAGATCACCTGGATCACGTTCGCCACCGGATGGCTCGCGATCATCGGCATTCCGCCGCTCTCCGGCTTCTTCTCCAAGGAGCCGATCATCGCGGCCGCCTTCGAGCGTGAGGTGACCTGGGAGGCCTGGGTGTTCGGCATGGCCGCGCTGCTCGGCGCCGGCCTGACCGCCTTCTACATGACCCGGCTCTTCGTGCTGACGTTCCACGGCCCGGCCCGCTGGACCGAGGAGAACAAGCACCCGCACGAGTCGCCACCGATCATGACGATCCCGCTGATCCTGCTGGCGATCGGCTCGGTGGCGGCCGGCTGGCTGATGAGCACCAGCGTGCCGGACTGGCTGACCCCGGTCTTCGGTGCGGAAGAGGGCGAGGCGGCGCACGGCGTGCTGTCGCACACCGTGATCACGATCCTGTCGCTGCTGGTGACGGTCATCGGGGTCGGCCTGGCCTGGGCGCTGTTCCGCAACGGCACGGCGCTCGAGCCGCAGCCAGCCGGTGTGCTGGTTACCGCGGCCCGCCGCAACCTCTACACCGACGCGTTCAACGAGGCGGTGTTCGAGCGGCCCGGGATCTACCTCACCCGGTTCCTGGTCTTCGTCGACAACAAGGGGGTCGACGGCGTGGTGAACGGCATCGCGGCCGCGGTCGGCGGTGGGTCCGGGCGGCTGCGGCGGCTCCAGACCGGCTTCGTCCGCTCGTACGCCCTGTCGATGCTCACCGGCGCCATGCTGGTGGTCGGCGCCTTCATCGCGATCCAGCTGGGGTGGTTGGTGTGA